One stretch of Kiritimatiellaceae bacterium DNA includes these proteins:
- a CDS encoding OmpH family outer membrane protein, which translates to MKKFLLSIAAVFLLAGSAMSVESIVFIDLERTFNEFYKTQLAKSKVEVQQQDIEAERKIMVDEMTIINNEVDALKKEARDVTLTDEIRDSKRMLYEERLLTLRAKQKEIEEFTSRRQQQLQLQVSRMSQTIMDEIRQTVVEYAKKEGFTAVVDNSSRRAAIGVFIYTHPDVEITEAILVILNSKHPDVSRGGGLFDDGTETNKPSAKENKKP; encoded by the coding sequence ATGAAGAAATTTTTGTTATCGATCGCTGCTGTTTTTCTGCTGGCCGGCTCAGCGATGTCGGTGGAAAGTATCGTTTTCATAGATCTTGAACGGACGTTTAACGAGTTCTACAAAACACAGCTGGCTAAATCAAAGGTCGAAGTTCAGCAGCAGGACATTGAGGCTGAGCGGAAGATCATGGTGGATGAAATGACCATCATTAACAACGAAGTTGATGCGCTGAAAAAAGAAGCGCGCGACGTCACGTTGACGGATGAAATTCGCGACAGTAAGCGCATGCTTTACGAAGAACGGCTACTTACATTGCGAGCCAAGCAAAAAGAGATTGAAGAGTTCACCTCTCGGCGGCAGCAGCAGCTTCAGCTTCAGGTTTCCCGTATGAGCCAGACCATTATGGATGAAATACGCCAAACCGTCGTGGAGTATGCAAAAAAAGAAGGATTTACTGCCGTGGTGGATAACTCATCACGCCGCGCAGCCATCGGCGTTTTTATCTACACCCATCCTGATGTCGAAATCACGGAGGCCATTCTGGTTATACTCAATAGCAAGCACCCTGATGTATCCCGAGGGGGAGGTCTGTTCGATGATGGAACAGAAACAAATAAACCCTCCGCGAAGGAAAATAAAAAGCCATGA